A window from Henckelia pumila isolate YLH828 unplaced genomic scaffold, ASM3356847v2 CTG_466, whole genome shotgun sequence encodes these proteins:
- the LOC140872645 gene encoding uncharacterized protein, protein MDKDWMSKNRLSHEYEVGVESFLQFALRNATNPNKIPCPCTRCGNLQKKNVDIIRAHLCFNGIDLTYHKWIWHGEGYTINNSMRDEQKSFAEEPIDKVHDAFDSYAENPNQFHKVLEDADTKLSALVKLYNLKARYSWSDKSFTDLLSLLGEMLPNENELPSSLYDAKKSLCALGMNYVKIHACPNDCILYRKEYENLTNCPVCGTSRWKLGKKATLNGVPAKVLWYFPPIPRFQRLFRNKEICKELTWHVDKRVLDGYLRHPADAPAWKVVDHKWPDFAAEPRNLRLALSADGINPHSLMSSAYSCWPVVMITYNLPPWLCMKRKFMMLTLLISGPKQPGNDIDVYLAPLIDDLKKLWDIGVDAYDAHREENFLLRAVLLWTINDFPAYGNLSGCVVKGYCACPICGEETYSTRLKHSRKISYTGHRRFLPTNHPYRRQKKAFNGKLELNPAPKPLTGHEILERVERINYCSGKASRKQTMQGEVVSCWKKKSIFFELEYWKHLYVRHVLDVMHIEKNVCESLIGTLLDIPGKSKDGVAARLDLVEMNLRIDLEPKMGEMKTFLPAACYTLSRDEKKKVCNCLSGIKVPTGYSSNVKNLVSMKDLKLVGLKSHDYHTLMQQLLPVAIRGVLPKHVRYTITRLCGFFNVLCNKVIDVSKLNDLQREIVTLLCLLEKYFPPSFFNIMIHLTVHLVREVKLCGPVWYKQMYPFERFMKILKGYVQNHNHPEGCIAKCYIVEEAVEFCSDYMSSVHTIGIPSRDQQVQLTRPLSNSVVHSTCHDELHQAHLYVLENDVDVDPYIEEHMEFLNSSFPKKAKSKKWLQDEHNRTFIVWLRDRVRAVGNSTFQISKRLKWIARGPSNQVLKYSSYLIDGVTYHTKERDDTRAVQNSGVSLVAKTMQVASAKDKNPIVSDMTFYGVIQEIWELDYHNFQVPMFKCNWVENNNGIKVDELGFTLVNLNRIGFKSGSFILGRQAKQVFYIEDPQDPRWHVVLATPTRDYMENINGDELENATIHYQCSTKEFMSMESMDVDRVDENEQSCVREDCDGTWVDNN, encoded by the exons ATGGACAAAGACTGGATGTCAAAGAATAGGTTGTCACATGAATATGAGGTTGGGGTAGAGTCTTTCTTGCAGTTTGCATTGCGGAACGCTACCAATCCGAATAAAATACCTTGCCCATGTACAAGATGTGGTAATCTGCAGAAGAAAAATGTTGACATTATAAGGGCACATTTGTGTTTTAATGGTATAGATTTAACATACCATAAATGGATTTGGCATGGTGAAGGATATACGATCAATAACTCAATGAGAGATGAACAAAAATCTTTTGCCGAGGAACCTATTGATAAGGTACATGATGCATTTGATAGTTATGCAGAGAATCCAAACCAATTTCATAAGGTACTTGAAGATGCTGATACCAAATTATCTGCACTTGTGAAATTGTATAACTTGAAGGCAAGATATAGTTGGAGTGATAAAAGTTTCACAGACTTACTAAGTTTGCTTGGAGAAATGCTTCCTAATGAGAATGAATTACCTTCATCGTTGTATGATGCAAAGAAAAGCTTATGTGCATTAGGGATGAATTATGTAAAAATTCATGCTTGCCCTAATGATTGCATCTTATATCGAAAAGAGTACGAGAACTTGACTAATTGTCCTGTTTGTGGGACATCAAGGTGGAAGTTGGGTAAAAAAGCTACGTTAAATGGAGTTCCTGCAAAGGTCCTTTGGTACTTCCCACCTATTCCAAGAtttcaaagattgtttcggaaTAAGGAGATATGTAAGGAGTTAACTTGGCATGTTGATAAAAGAGTACTTGACGGATACTTGCGTCATCCGGCTGATGCGCCCGCTTGGAAAGTAGTGGATCACAAGTGGCCAGATTTTGCTGCTGAACCCAGAAATCTTAGATTGGCCTTATCAGCAGACGGGATCAATCCTCATAGTTTGATGAGTTCTGCATATAGTTGTTGGCCAGTTGTGATGATCACTTACAACCTTCCTCCATGGTTGTGTATGAAGAGAAAATTTATGATGCTGACATTGTTGATTTCTGGTCCTAAACAACCGGGAAATGATATTGATGTTTACTTAGCACCTTTGATCGATGACTTGAAAAAATTATGGGATATAGGTGTTGATGCATATGATGCACATCGAGAAGAAAATTTCTTGCTTAGGGCTGTCTTGTTATGGACAATTAATGATTTTCCTGCATACGGGAACCTGTCAGGTTGTGTTGTTAAAGGATATTGTGCATGTCCTATTTGTGGTGAAGAAACATATTCGACAAGGTTAAAGCATAGTAGAAAAATTAGTTATACAGGGCATAGAAGATTTCTTCCTACAAATCATCCTTATCGAAGGCAAAAAAAAGCATTCAATGGGAAACTTGAGCTTAACCCCGCACCGAAACCTTTAACTGGGCATGAAATTTTGGAGCGAGttgaaagaattaattattGTTCTGGAAAAGCGAGTAGGAAGCAAACAATGCAAGGTGAAGTTGTATCATGCTGGAAAAAGAAATCTATATTCTTTGAACTTGAGTATTGGAAACATCTATATGTTCGGCATGTTCTTGATGTGATGCATATTGAAAAAAATGTGTGTGAGAGTCTGATTGGTACTTTGCTTGACATTCCTGGAAAATCAAAAGATGGAGTAGCTGCAAGACTAGACCTTGTGGAGATGAATTTGAGGATTGATTTGGAACCAAAGATGGGGGAGATGAAAACTTTTTTGCCAGCGGCCTGTTATACACTAAGTAGGgatgagaaaaaaaaagtttgCAATTGTTTGTCTGGAATAAAGGTCCCTACAGGTTATTCATCCAATGTTAAAAATCTGGTGTCGATGAAAGACTTGAAACTTGTTGGCCTTAAGTCACACGACTATCACACTTTGATGCAACAATTGCTTCCAGTCGCCATCCGTGGTGTCTTGCCTAAACATGTTAGATACACCATCACTCGGTTGTGTGGCTTCTTTAACGTGTTATGTAATAAAGTGATAGATGTCTCGAAGTTGAATGATCTGCAAAGAGAGATTGTGACACTGTTGTGTttgcttgaaaaatattttcccccatctttttttaatataatgatTCATTTAACGGTCCATCTTGTGCGAGAGGTCAAATTGTGTGGACCGGTTTGGTATAAGCAAATGTACCCATTTGAAAGATTCATGAAGATCTTGAAAGGGTATGTTCAAAATCACAATCATCCTGAAGGGTGTATAGCCAAATGTTATATTGTTGAAGAGGCTGTGGAATTTTGCTCGGATTACATGTCTAGTGTGCATACAATTGGGATCCCATCAAGGGATCAACAAGTACAACTTACTAGGCCTCTTTCTAACTCAGTAGTACACTCAACTTGTCATGATGAGTTGCATCAAGCACATCTTTATGTTTTGGAGAATGATGTTGACGTTGACCCTTATATCGA GGAGCACATGGAGTTTTTGAACTCAAGCTTTCCTAAGAAAGCTAAGTCCAAAAAATGGTTACAAGATGAGCATAACCGGACATTTATTGTCTGGTTACGTGATCGTGTGCGAGCAGTTGGCAATTCCACTTTTCAAATATCAAAAAGATTGAAGTGGATAGCGCGTGGACCTAGCAATCAAGTGTTAAAGTACTCTAGTTATTTGATTGATGGAGTTACTTATCATACAAAAGAGCGCGATGATACACGAGCTGTTCAAAACTCTGGAGTAAGCTTAGTCGCAAAAACAATGCAAGTTGCTAGTGCAAAGGACAAAAATCCGATTGTATCGGACATGACTTTTTATGGAGTTATACAAGAAATTTGGGAACTCGATTATCACAATTTTCAAGTTCCAATGTTTAAATGTAATTGGGTTGAAAATAATAACGGTATTAAAGTTGATGAACTTggtttcacgttggtaaacCTCAACAGAATTGGATTCAAATCTGGCTCTTTTATCTTGGGCAGACAAGCAAAGCAGGTATTCTACATTGAAGATCCTCAAGATCCTAGATGGCATGTTGTACTTGCCACTCCTACCAGGGATTACATGGAAAACATAAATGGTGATGAGTTGGAAAATGCTACAATCCATTATCAGTGTTCCACAAAAGAGTTTATGTCAATGGAATCAATGGATGTTGACAGGGTAGATGAAAATGAACAATCGTGCGTTCGTGAAGACTGTGATGGGACATGGGTTGACAATAATTAA